A single region of the Actinoplanes sp. SE50/110 genome encodes:
- a CDS encoding DUF6401 family natural product biosynthesis protein, with the protein MNGLFSNAAARAALRSAHASLADLTAAVGVSGLAAAQANPGLMSVIDQHAAGVRDSLDADTRPLTPILLAAYAEGVRDAAFQHGWVAPEGEIDWSENDWVLRRLLAVCSLARTLPNPR; encoded by the coding sequence ATGAACGGACTCTTCAGCAACGCCGCCGCCCGCGCTGCCCTCCGCTCCGCGCACGCCTCGCTCGCCGACCTGACCGCCGCCGTCGGCGTCAGCGGTCTCGCCGCCGCCCAGGCCAACCCGGGCCTGATGTCCGTCATCGACCAGCACGCGGCCGGCGTCCGCGACAGCCTCGACGCCGACACCCGCCCGCTCACCCCGATCCTGCTGGCCGCCTACGCCGAGGGCGTCCGCGACGCCGCGTTCCAGCACGGCTGGGTGGCCCCCGAGGGCGAGATCGACTGGTCCGAGAACGACTGGGTCCTGCGTCGCCTTCTCGCCGTCTGCAGCCTCGCCCGCACGCTGCCCAACCCGCGCTGA
- a CDS encoding cellulose binding domain-containing protein, translating to MTGDTTGEPVPGSEAQAPVEGGLDGWSASAETAAVPAPAPAEEILGFAATSEPYPVVPRLRLVVPPASATPGGPPSGVASAAVAIVRGWLSRRRPVVAAGGETADTGTPAVLSAVYHYDDGSHRGSVQVVNAGGGEAADWTVTLSVPGGEPVTVTSGEVAVAQSGTVVTFRPAGAALGAGDTVTFGFGFAAAPTSAPVGCAVNGSARS from the coding sequence GTGACTGGTGACACCACGGGGGAGCCCGTCCCCGGCAGCGAGGCGCAGGCTCCCGTCGAGGGCGGGCTGGACGGGTGGTCCGCGTCGGCGGAGACGGCCGCGGTGCCGGCGCCGGCGCCGGCCGAGGAGATCCTCGGATTCGCCGCGACCTCGGAACCGTATCCGGTGGTACCGCGGCTGCGGCTCGTGGTCCCGCCGGCCTCCGCCACGCCCGGCGGTCCGCCCTCGGGCGTTGCGTCGGCCGCTGTCGCGATCGTGCGCGGCTGGCTGTCCCGGCGCCGGCCGGTGGTGGCGGCCGGCGGCGAGACGGCCGACACCGGGACGCCGGCGGTGCTGAGCGCGGTCTACCACTACGACGACGGCAGCCACCGGGGCTCGGTGCAGGTGGTCAACGCCGGTGGCGGGGAGGCGGCGGACTGGACCGTCACGCTCAGCGTGCCGGGCGGCGAGCCGGTCACGGTGACCTCCGGGGAGGTCGCGGTGGCACAGTCGGGGACGGTCGTCACGTTCCGGCCGGCCGGTGCGGCGCTGGGCGCCGGCGACACGGTCACCTTCGGCTTCGGGTTCGCGGCGGCGCCGACGAGCGCTCCCGTCGGATGTGCCGTGAACGGTTCCGCCCGCTCCTGA